One window of Cataglyphis hispanica isolate Lineage 1 chromosome 12, ULB_Chis1_1.0, whole genome shotgun sequence genomic DNA carries:
- the LOC126853762 gene encoding calcium-independent protein kinase C isoform X3, with translation MGTNSWLPSSGNQHSVRTVVNLYVCTCVVHKRCHKLVITKCPGMRDEGKGTGLQSNQDTESPRFSIDMPHRFVVHNYKRFTFCDHCGSLLYGLFKQGLQCEACNMNVHKRCQKNVPNSCGINTKAMADILKTMNISADKQVKTPKINYRVSTCPSAPTVTVTDEMATDNLQAKGAETPINANENAVPVNGSEPRKFGIHDFNFIKVLGKGSFGKVMLVERKTNPDEVYAVKILRKDVIIQDDDVDCTMTEKRILALAAKHPFLTAIHSCFQTTDRLFFVMEYVNGGDLMFHIQKARKFDEARARFYAAEVTLALQFLHKNHVIYRDLKLDNILLDSEGHCKLADFGMCKENIIEGQTTTSTFCGTPDYIAPEILQELQYGASVDWWALGVLMYEMMAGQPPFEADNEDELFESILRDDVLYPIWISKEAVSILKGFMTKNPAKRLGCVAANGGENAIKVHPFFQHMDWEALEARRVKPPIRPKIKNEKDAMNFDTEFTKEDPVLTPEDAEEVSYINQEEFRGFSMVNKDFNPARWRMR, from the exons TATGCACTTGTGTGGTCCACAAGAGATGTCATAAATTGGTGATAACCAAATGTCCAGGAATGAGAGATGAG GGTAAAGGAACTGGATTACAGTCGAATCAAGATACAGAAAGCCCGCGCTTCAGCATAGATATGCCACATCGCTTTGTTGTTCATAATTACAAGAGATTTACATTTTGTGACCACTGTGGATCACTGTTGTACGGTTTATTCAAGCAAGGTTTACAATGCGAAG CTTGTAACATGAACGTTCATAAACGATGTCAGAAAAATGTACCAAACAGTTGCGGTATCAATACTAAAGCTATGGCCGACATTCTGAAAACGATGAATATCTCTGCGGACAAGCAAGTCAAAACtccgaaaattaattacagagtATCCACATGTCCGTCAGCACCCACAGTCACAGTTACGGACGAAATGGCGACAGACAATTTACAAGCGAAAGGAGCGGAAACACCAATTAATGCCAATGAAAACGCAGTGCCTGTTAACGGCAGTGAACCAAGAAAATTTGGTAtacatgattttaattttatcaaagtcCTCGGTAAAGGCAGTTTTGGTAAAGTGATGCTAGTAGAACGAAAGACTAATCCCGATGAAGTTTACGCCGTGAAAATCTTAAGGAAAGATGTCATTATTCAAGACGATGATGTAGATTGTACAATGACGGAGAAAAGAATCTTGGCCCTAGCAGCAAAGCATCCTTTTCTGACAGCCATCCACAGTTGCTTCCAAACTACTGACCGACTCTTCTTTGTTATGGAATATGTAAATGGAG GTGATCTTATGTTCCATATTCAGAAAGCTCGAAAGTTTGACGAAGCGAGAGCACGTTTTTACGCGGCAGAAGTGACACTTGCCCTTCAGTTTCTGCACAAAAATCACGTTATATATCGCGATCTAAAATTGGATAATATACTGCTAGATTCGGAGGGACATTGTAAACTGGCAGACTTTGGAATGtgtaaagagaatataatcgAAGGACAAACGACCACATCGACATTTTGCGGCACGCCGGATTATATAGCTCCCGAGATACTGCAAGAATTGCAGTATGGTGCCAGCGTCGATTGGTGGGCTCTCGGAGTTTTGATGTATGAGATGATGGCTGGTCAACCACCGTTCGAAGCCGATAACGAGGACGAACTTTTCGAATCAATCTTACGAGATGATGTACTATATCCGATATGGATTTCTAAGGAAGCCGTGTCTATTTTGAAAGGTTTTATGACTAAAAATCCTGCCAAGCGATTAGGTTGTGTCGCAGCCAATGGTGGCGAAAATGCCATAAAGGTCCATCCATTTTTCCAACACATGGATTGGGAAGCGCTTGAAGCACGCAGAGTGAAGCCACCTATTAGACCTAAAATT aaaaatgagaaagacgCTATGAACTTTGATACGGAATTCACAAAAGAAGATCCCGTGTTAACACCGGAAGACGCGGAGGAAGTGAGCTACATCAATCAAGAGGAATTTCGCGGTTTTTCCATGGTCAACAAGGACTTTAATCCAGCCAG GTGGCGAATGCGCTAA